In Anaerobacillus isosaccharinicus, one genomic interval encodes:
- a CDS encoding transposase: MIDQNSQYNQLPNELDSVFSELEMSKHLRKAGIKKSFGFSCSYLFQLIFCLIFQHKNWYTLLDSKKADKFPAKDSVYRFLNQSTFNWRRFLLLLSTFTIKKVSRLTDKSRPKVFVFDDSAYDRNRSKKVELLARCFDHASLKMRFYKGFRMLTMGWSDGHTFMPIDFSLVSSKTSQINGISEHIDKRTCGYKRRENALQTLPEQIPDMIRRALDSGIEASYVLMDSWFTLPPLVKNIVDQGLDVIGMVKETKQRYNVSGEMVSLKQLYRLAGPVQSRKGILRSIHTTMANGTPIKVVFIRNRNKKSEWLAILSTDRTLSEQEIVRIYGMRWDIEVFFKTAKSLLKLEKEFQSRSYDALISHTTIVFARFIVLSWQNRCNTDQRTIGGLFYELCDEVNELDWAVALQQLIELLQDALEQTNKKIKKLIQSQLEQWISGLPNYIKAYLPISLCES; this comes from the coding sequence ATGATAGACCAAAATAGCCAATACAATCAACTGCCAAATGAACTTGATTCTGTTTTTTCTGAGCTGGAAATGTCTAAACATCTACGCAAGGCTGGAATTAAAAAGTCCTTTGGTTTCAGCTGTTCTTACTTATTTCAACTCATTTTTTGTTTGATATTTCAACATAAAAATTGGTACACCCTTCTTGATTCAAAGAAGGCAGATAAGTTTCCTGCCAAGGATTCTGTCTATCGTTTTTTAAATCAATCAACATTTAATTGGCGCCGTTTCTTACTGCTATTAAGCACCTTTACAATTAAGAAAGTGAGTCGCCTTACTGACAAAAGTCGTCCAAAAGTGTTCGTTTTTGATGATTCTGCTTATGATCGAAATCGTAGTAAAAAGGTTGAATTACTTGCACGTTGTTTTGACCATGCCTCTCTTAAAATGCGTTTCTATAAGGGGTTCCGTATGTTGACTATGGGGTGGTCTGACGGGCATACATTTATGCCGATTGACTTTTCCTTGGTCAGTTCCAAAACGTCACAAATCAATGGAATCTCCGAACATATAGACAAACGCACATGCGGTTATAAACGTCGGGAAAATGCCCTACAAACTTTGCCTGAACAAATCCCAGACATGATCAGACGTGCGTTAGATAGTGGAATAGAAGCCAGTTATGTCCTCATGGATTCTTGGTTTACTTTGCCACCACTTGTCAAAAACATTGTTGATCAAGGATTAGACGTGATTGGCATGGTCAAAGAAACAAAACAGCGTTACAACGTAAGCGGAGAAATGGTTTCATTAAAACAGCTTTACCGCCTAGCTGGACCCGTTCAATCAAGGAAAGGAATACTTCGTTCCATTCATACAACTATGGCTAATGGAACACCAATTAAAGTTGTATTTATTCGAAATAGAAACAAGAAAAGCGAATGGCTAGCCATCCTCAGCACCGATCGCACTCTTTCCGAACAAGAAATCGTTCGAATCTATGGAATGCGTTGGGATATTGAGGTTTTCTTTAAGACGGCCAAATCACTCTTAAAACTTGAAAAAGAGTTTCAAAGCCGTTCATATGATGCGCTTATAAGCCATACAACTATTGTCTTTGCTCGTTTTATCGTGCTATCTTGGCAAAACCGCTGTAACACCGACCAACGTACGATTGGAGGTCTTTTTTACGAGCTATGTGACGAAGTCAATGAACTTGATTGGGCTGTTGCTTTACAGCAGCTAATCGAGCTTCTTCAAGATGCGCTTGAACAAACAAATAAGAAAATCAAAAAGTTAATACAAAGTCAACTGGAGCAGTGGATCTCAGGCCTACCTAATTATATCAAGGCTTATTTGCCGATTTCACTCTGCGAAAGTTGA
- a CDS encoding alpha/beta fold hydrolase — MLYYREYLNSDVKPWVTFIHGAGGNSNTFFKQIKDFRKHFNVLLIDLRGHGKSKKSHWQKGDSFVQISDDVIEVLDHLNIKETHFVGISLGTIVVQTMAQKHPERISSMILGGAIIKLDIRTNFLITMGNLGKHIIPYMWLYRLFAWIIMPRASHSESRNAFVDQAKKMCQKEFIKWFSVTRALNPFLSKLQRDFFNIPTLFVMGKEDYLFLPPVEELVGQNDQLALECIENSGHVCNIDQPEKFNTTSINFIYQIDYHKTNNLATSNYI, encoded by the coding sequence GTGCTATATTATCGTGAATATCTAAACAGCGATGTAAAACCTTGGGTTACGTTTATTCATGGTGCTGGCGGAAACTCCAACACTTTTTTTAAACAAATAAAAGACTTTCGCAAGCACTTCAATGTTCTCCTTATTGATCTAAGAGGACACGGTAAGTCAAAGAAATCCCATTGGCAAAAAGGTGATTCCTTTGTTCAAATTTCCGATGATGTCATTGAAGTACTAGATCATTTAAATATTAAAGAAACACATTTTGTTGGCATATCGCTCGGAACGATTGTCGTTCAAACAATGGCTCAAAAGCATCCAGAGCGAATCAGCTCCATGATTCTCGGGGGAGCTATTATTAAGCTTGATATACGAACAAATTTCTTGATTACTATGGGGAATTTAGGAAAGCACATTATTCCCTACATGTGGCTTTACCGATTATTTGCATGGATTATTATGCCAAGAGCCTCTCATTCCGAATCTCGAAACGCCTTTGTTGATCAAGCGAAAAAAATGTGCCAAAAAGAATTCATTAAGTGGTTCTCTGTTACAAGAGCGCTCAATCCATTTCTAAGTAAACTTCAGCGCGATTTCTTTAATATCCCAACGCTTTTCGTCATGGGGAAAGAAGATTACTTGTTTCTTCCACCAGTCGAAGAATTAGTTGGTCAAAACGATCAACTAGCATTAGAGTGTATTGAAAATTCAGGTCATGTCTGTAACATAGATCAGCCAGAAAAGTTTAATACAACATCAATTAACTTTATTTATCAGATTGATTATCATAAAACCAATAATTTAGCTACTTCAAACTACATTTAA
- a CDS encoding DUF4395 domain-containing protein: MLKDIPINYIRTNQVILAVLTLSSIVLQNSWLLLVTFLFVITPLIIGSKGNIAFHIAKRMFPKINGGKTEAAELQRFNQTIAATLLTIAVLVYFFTASWITWLFVGMVFVAVTVALMGYCVGCFFYFQWKKFNYNLKNN, from the coding sequence GTGTTGAAAGATATTCCGATTAACTATATACGTACAAACCAGGTAATTTTAGCTGTACTAACACTTAGTTCAATTGTGCTCCAAAATAGTTGGCTGTTATTGGTGACTTTCCTTTTTGTCATTACGCCATTGATTATAGGCTCAAAAGGAAATATTGCCTTTCACATTGCAAAACGGATGTTTCCAAAAATAAACGGAGGGAAAACCGAGGCAGCAGAATTACAGCGATTTAACCAGACAATTGCAGCTACGTTATTAACAATTGCTGTGCTAGTATACTTTTTCACAGCAAGTTGGATTACTTGGCTATTTGTTGGTATGGTTTTCGTTGCTGTAACAGTTGCGTTAATGGGGTATTGTGTCGGATGCTTCTTTTATTTTCAATGGAAGA
- a CDS encoding GNAT family N-acetyltransferase yields the protein MSYKSAFLDQQETKTEDELKEEIEDLEFQMFRIQDNLKEIAKKWQVIGVEQTKENNWVIVYAADDGDTCKIMLNDCESAFLGKWDFSIQASYADENTIHIGDIKGPENKGYGSILINYLKELAKEQNIHMITGDIAKRDWDHKDRLVHFYKKHNFKVNIDKETKSGEIEWRLT from the coding sequence ATGTCATACAAGTCGGCGTTTCTTGACCAGCAAGAAACGAAAACTGAAGATGAACTAAAAGAAGAAATTGAAGATCTTGAGTTTCAAATGTTTCGAATCCAAGATAACTTGAAAGAAATTGCAAAAAAGTGGCAAGTAATTGGTGTTGAGCAAACAAAAGAAAATAATTGGGTCATCGTCTATGCAGCTGATGATGGTGACACATGTAAAATCATGCTCAATGATTGTGAAAGTGCCTTTTTAGGAAAATGGGATTTTTCCATCCAGGCATCATATGCTGATGAGAACACCATTCACATCGGTGATATTAAAGGTCCAGAAAATAAAGGCTATGGTTCTATCCTAATCAATTACCTTAAGGAACTCGCCAAAGAGCAAAATATTCATATGATTACTGGTGACATCGCAAAGCGAGACTGGGATCATAAAGACCGCCTCGTTCACTTTTATAAAAAACACAATTTTAAAGTAAACATAGATAAAGAAACTAAATCCGGTGAGATTGAATGGCGTCTAACTTAA
- a CDS encoding thiol-disulfide oxidoreductase DCC family protein: MTVDYKAIILFDGVCNFCNRSVQFIIERDEKAYFHFASLQSEVGQKLVAEFGIPKNINSLVLLENERYFTKSSAALRICSHLDGFWSLFKLFTLVPISLRDFFYDIIAKNRYKWFGKSDACKLPSPEMRKRFLE; this comes from the coding sequence ATGACAGTCGATTATAAAGCGATTATCTTGTTTGATGGAGTATGCAATTTTTGCAACCGAAGTGTTCAATTTATAATTGAAAGAGATGAGAAAGCTTACTTTCATTTCGCTTCTCTTCAAAGTGAAGTCGGACAAAAATTAGTTGCCGAGTTTGGGATTCCCAAAAATATCAATAGCCTTGTCTTACTTGAAAACGAACGCTATTTTACAAAATCTTCAGCTGCTTTAAGAATTTGTAGCCATTTAGATGGATTTTGGTCACTTTTTAAACTTTTTACGTTAGTGCCGATTTCTTTGCGCGATTTTTTCTATGATATCATTGCTAAAAATCGCTATAAGTGGTTTGGAAAGTCTGATGCTTGTAAGCTCCCGTCTCCAGAGATGAGAAAACGATTTTTAGAGTAA
- the ilvA gene encoding threonine ammonia-lyase, with the protein MTINLIDVEKAKEKMKGIVHVTPLDYSSTFSELSNNDVFLKLENLQKTGSFKVRGSCNKLFSLTGEELQRGVIAASAGNHAQGVAYSSKMLKIACTIVMPKGAPLSKVEATKRYGAEVVLKGNSFDEALHFAIEMQQKTGATFVHPFDDHAVIAGQGTIGLELMEQLPTMDAVICPVGGGGLIAGIALVVKTLNPAIKVYGVQALSCPSMKQSLQAMTPIEVEAEPTMADGIAVRKPGLQNFEIIRNYVDDIFCVDEMEISRTMLMVLERNKLLVEGSGASALAALLYKKVPIQGKKVVSILSGGNVDVNFISRIIEHGMVEAGRFVHFSTILKDKPGHLQEVLQFISELEGNVLSISLEHVGEYILPGYAKLILSLETKNKIHREKILSQLKERGYDINLL; encoded by the coding sequence ATGACAATAAATTTAATAGATGTAGAAAAAGCCAAAGAGAAAATGAAGGGAATTGTTCATGTAACGCCACTTGATTATTCAAGTACGTTTAGTGAGCTATCTAATAATGATGTTTTCCTGAAACTAGAAAATCTACAAAAGACAGGTTCATTTAAAGTTAGAGGTTCTTGTAATAAATTATTTTCACTTACGGGTGAAGAACTTCAACGAGGGGTAATTGCTGCCTCGGCAGGAAATCATGCCCAAGGAGTTGCTTATTCATCTAAAATGTTAAAAATCGCCTGTACAATCGTTATGCCAAAAGGAGCTCCACTAAGTAAGGTTGAAGCTACAAAACGTTATGGAGCAGAAGTGGTCTTAAAAGGGAATAGCTTTGATGAAGCATTACATTTTGCAATTGAAATGCAACAGAAAACAGGTGCAACCTTTGTTCATCCTTTTGATGATCATGCAGTCATTGCTGGACAAGGAACAATCGGCTTAGAATTAATGGAGCAATTACCTACTATGGATGCTGTTATTTGCCCCGTAGGAGGTGGTGGATTAATTGCAGGTATAGCTTTAGTTGTAAAAACACTCAATCCAGCCATTAAAGTATATGGGGTTCAAGCGTTATCATGTCCAAGTATGAAACAATCGTTACAAGCGATGACACCTATTGAAGTAGAGGCAGAACCTACCATGGCAGACGGGATTGCTGTTAGAAAACCGGGGTTACAAAACTTTGAAATTATTCGTAACTATGTAGATGATATCTTTTGTGTTGATGAAATGGAGATTTCAAGGACGATGCTCATGGTTCTTGAGAGGAACAAGTTACTTGTTGAAGGTTCAGGAGCAAGTGCTTTAGCTGCTTTACTTTATAAAAAAGTTCCTATTCAAGGAAAAAAAGTAGTTTCAATCTTAAGTGGTGGCAATGTCGATGTTAATTTTATTTCGAGAATTATCGAACATGGGATGGTTGAAGCGGGGAGATTTGTTCATTTTTCAACGATCCTAAAAGATAAACCAGGTCATCTACAAGAGGTATTACAATTTATTTCAGAGCTTGAAGGAAATGTCTTATCAATTTCACTAGAACATGTTGGAGAGTACATTTTACCAGGGTACGCTAAGTTAATTCTCTCGTTAGAAACGAAGAATAAAATCCACCGAGAAAAAATTTTGTCCCAGTTAAAAGAAAGAGGCTATGATATAAATCTACTCTAA
- a CDS encoding DUF2680 domain-containing protein, which translates to MKKLYFSCIVAFCLCLSLGSVTHAHMDCDGINSDVELSDAQKQELQAITEVILANKTEMIKLYVDFGVLTEEKGEKMLKKMEKHHLKLKENGYVPKWEKYCKDKDKAKYREWR; encoded by the coding sequence ATGAAAAAACTATATTTTAGTTGTATTGTAGCGTTCTGTTTGTGTCTAAGTTTAGGAAGTGTTACACATGCACATATGGATTGTGACGGAATAAACAGTGATGTTGAATTATCTGATGCCCAAAAGCAAGAGTTACAAGCGATTACAGAAGTGATTTTAGCAAATAAAACGGAAATGATTAAATTGTATGTAGATTTTGGTGTTCTTACTGAAGAAAAAGGCGAAAAAATGTTAAAGAAAATGGAGAAACATCATCTGAAATTAAAAGAAAATGGCTATGTCCCGAAGTGGGAGAAATATTGTAAAGATAAGGATAAAGCTAAGTATCGCGAGTGGCGTTAA
- a CDS encoding LysR family transcriptional regulator: protein MEIRQLQCFYETAKWNSFTKAAEILYIAQPAVSIAIKKLETELGVILFHRHDRAVRLTVEGERFFVHVQKIFDQLEEARLEMAELCGLERGEVKLGLPSMMGSYYFPNIIVAFKKTYPNLRISIVEDGTKQIQASIEKDQIDLGVVILDDSTTELEAIPIINEEMVVCVPFNHPLASKGSITYEQLAKEPLVLFKEGYFQRDLVINHIQELGLIPNIAFETNQISLTKSLTRKGLGVTLFLKMVIQDDADFVPLSLTPPITLSLGLAWKKKTYLSKANEAFVDFVLHKKWI from the coding sequence ATGGAAATTCGGCAACTACAATGTTTTTATGAAACAGCAAAGTGGAATAGCTTTACGAAAGCGGCTGAAATTCTGTATATTGCTCAACCGGCGGTAAGTATTGCTATTAAAAAGTTAGAAACAGAGTTAGGGGTAATCTTATTTCATCGTCATGACAGAGCAGTGCGCTTAACGGTAGAAGGGGAACGTTTTTTTGTTCATGTTCAAAAGATTTTTGACCAATTAGAGGAAGCGAGGCTAGAGATGGCCGAATTATGTGGCTTAGAAAGAGGTGAGGTAAAGCTAGGATTACCGTCAATGATGGGCTCATATTATTTTCCAAATATCATTGTTGCTTTTAAAAAAACGTATCCAAATCTCCGTATATCAATTGTTGAAGATGGTACGAAGCAAATCCAAGCCAGTATTGAAAAGGATCAAATTGATTTAGGTGTTGTTATCCTTGATGACAGTACGACTGAGCTTGAGGCAATTCCGATTATTAACGAAGAGATGGTTGTTTGTGTTCCATTTAATCATCCTCTAGCCAGTAAGGGTAGCATTACATACGAACAATTGGCTAAAGAACCGCTCGTTCTCTTTAAGGAAGGGTACTTTCAAAGAGATCTTGTAATCAACCATATTCAAGAGTTAGGTCTTATCCCAAACATCGCTTTTGAAACGAACCAAATCTCCTTAACAAAATCATTAACTAGAAAGGGGCTAGGTGTCACTCTATTCTTAAAAATGGTCATTCAAGATGATGCTGATTTCGTACCTCTATCGTTAACTCCACCAATTACTCTTTCATTAGGTCTTGCCTGGAAAAAGAAAACATATTTATCTAAAGCCAATGAAGCTTTCGTCGACTTTGTCCTTCATAAAAAATGGATCTAG
- a CDS encoding MFS transporter — protein sequence MLSAEFSVSPLASSLTVSLALLSVAVFFFIFSSISDSIGRKKVMVIAMICLLMTTLAIALVQSFHTLLLLRMVQGAFIAGIPTIAIAYIGEEFSARALSVAIGIYISMNSIGGMGGRVISGVLTELFNWRIAFVFIGCLSFIFIILFMKLLPPSNHFKTRKFERHKAVTDYLAHLKNRTLRLAVLVGGLHFFIFVGLYNYVTYLLTAPPFSLPTVFIGLLFLTYLPGTISSTLAGKTAFLWSQSMTIAVGIFLMIIGILVMLFTNLLAIIMGLLILSFGFFFSHSALNAWVSTRALFAKASASGLYLTSYYVGGSLGSFYLGFFWHYWHWYGVLVGTLLVLIVTSLLAMQMMVIEHQASETNPNYQLLNVK from the coding sequence TTGCTAAGTGCAGAATTTTCTGTTTCACCTTTAGCATCTAGCTTAACTGTATCGTTAGCCTTGCTAAGCGTAGCCGTGTTTTTCTTTATATTTAGTTCGATATCAGATTCCATTGGTCGAAAAAAAGTGATGGTAATTGCTATGATCTGTTTACTAATGACTACCCTTGCTATCGCTTTAGTCCAAAGCTTTCATACTCTCTTACTTTTAAGAATGGTCCAAGGAGCTTTTATTGCAGGCATACCAACAATCGCGATTGCCTATATTGGAGAAGAGTTTTCAGCACGAGCATTAAGTGTTGCGATTGGCATTTATATTAGTATGAATTCAATTGGGGGAATGGGTGGAAGGGTTATTAGTGGCGTACTTACTGAATTATTTAACTGGAGAATTGCATTTGTTTTCATCGGCTGCTTGAGTTTTATTTTTATCATTCTCTTTATGAAACTGCTTCCACCATCCAATCATTTTAAAACAAGAAAATTTGAACGGCATAAAGCAGTAACGGATTATTTAGCTCATTTAAAAAATCGAACACTTCGACTCGCTGTACTTGTTGGAGGCTTACATTTTTTCATTTTTGTTGGACTCTACAACTATGTTACCTATTTATTAACCGCTCCACCATTTTCTTTACCAACCGTTTTCATCGGTCTATTATTTTTAACTTATCTGCCAGGTACGATTAGTTCAACACTAGCTGGGAAAACCGCTTTCCTATGGTCACAAAGCATGACAATTGCGGTAGGCATTTTCTTGATGATAATCGGAATTCTTGTTATGCTTTTTACTAATCTATTGGCGATTATCATGGGCTTATTAATTTTAAGCTTCGGCTTTTTCTTTTCCCATTCTGCCTTAAATGCATGGGTAAGTACACGGGCCCTCTTTGCCAAAGCATCGGCATCAGGCTTATATTTAACATCCTATTATGTAGGTGGGAGTCTAGGGAGCTTTTATTTAGGATTTTTTTGGCACTATTGGCATTGGTACGGTGTTCTTGTAGGAACATTACTAGTCCTTATTGTTACTAGCCTGCTAGCCATGCAAATGATGGTCATTGAACATCAAGCGAGCGAAACAAACCCAAACTATCAATTATTGAACGTAAAATAA
- a CDS encoding M3 family oligoendopeptidase, with product MDFQHFEYVRPDMKEMEVTFNELLVQFSTAETFETQDLMMAEINKLRNEFESMMQIVYIRYTIDTINEFYKEEQDFFDEVDPLYQGFVNRYYEALTKSSYRSELEEKWGKQLFAMAELSQKTFSPEVVEELQLENKLSSEYTKLIASAKIDFEGEERNLSQLVPFQLATDRQMRKKAMEAKYKFFSENEEKIDNIYDKLVKVRTKIAQKLGFSNFVELGYARMNRIDYNGEMVANFRKQVKDFIVPVANELKERQRARIGVDELKYYDDRFSFKTGNAAPKGDPEWIVANGEKMYSELSQETDEFFTFMREKQLLDLLSKKGKAGGGYCTYVEKYGSPFIFANFNGTSGDIDVLTHEVGHAFQVFLSRGFAVPEYQFPTYEACEIHSMSMEFFCWPWMELFFKEDTAKYKFDHLSDGLLFIPYGVAVDEFQHFVYENPNITPEERKRGWREIERSYLPHRNYDENEYLERGGFWHQQGHIFNSPFYYIDYTLAQICAFQFWKRANEDQEGAWADYVHLCKQGGSQSFTELVAVANLISPFKDGCVESVIGEIKGWLNGVDDSRL from the coding sequence ATGGATTTTCAACATTTTGAGTATGTAAGACCAGACATGAAAGAAATGGAAGTTACGTTTAATGAATTACTTGTACAATTTTCAACTGCAGAAACTTTTGAAACTCAAGACTTAATGATGGCAGAAATTAATAAGCTTCGTAATGAGTTTGAGTCAATGATGCAAATTGTGTACATTAGATACACAATTGATACGATTAATGAATTTTACAAAGAGGAGCAAGATTTTTTTGATGAGGTTGACCCTCTTTATCAAGGCTTTGTTAACCGCTATTATGAAGCGTTAACTAAATCTAGTTATCGTAGTGAATTAGAAGAAAAGTGGGGTAAGCAATTATTTGCGATGGCTGAACTATCGCAAAAAACGTTTTCTCCAGAAGTTGTCGAAGAATTGCAGCTAGAAAACAAGCTTTCAAGTGAGTACACAAAACTTATCGCTTCAGCAAAAATTGATTTTGAAGGTGAAGAGCGAAACCTTTCTCAATTAGTTCCGTTTCAGTTAGCAACTGATCGCCAAATGAGAAAAAAAGCGATGGAAGCAAAATACAAATTCTTTTCAGAAAATGAGGAGAAAATTGATAATATTTATGACAAGTTAGTAAAAGTGAGAACGAAAATTGCTCAAAAACTAGGATTTTCTAATTTTGTTGAGCTTGGATATGCAAGAATGAATCGAATTGATTATAACGGTGAAATGGTAGCAAATTTCCGTAAGCAAGTAAAGGATTTCATTGTCCCTGTTGCAAATGAGTTAAAAGAAAGGCAACGAGCTAGAATTGGTGTCGATGAACTAAAATATTATGATGACCGTTTTTCTTTTAAAACAGGTAACGCTGCTCCAAAAGGGGACCCTGAATGGATTGTCGCTAATGGTGAGAAAATGTACAGTGAATTGTCTCAAGAAACCGATGAATTTTTTACGTTTATGAGAGAAAAGCAACTTTTAGATCTCCTAAGTAAAAAAGGAAAAGCTGGGGGAGGCTATTGCACGTATGTTGAAAAGTATGGTTCACCGTTCATCTTCGCTAACTTTAATGGTACAAGTGGAGATATAGATGTTCTGACACATGAAGTTGGGCATGCGTTTCAGGTGTTTTTGAGCCGAGGGTTTGCAGTTCCTGAATATCAATTTCCAACCTATGAGGCGTGTGAAATTCACTCTATGAGCATGGAATTTTTCTGCTGGCCTTGGATGGAGCTATTTTTTAAAGAGGACACGGCTAAATATAAGTTTGACCATTTAAGTGACGGGCTTTTATTTATTCCTTATGGAGTTGCTGTTGATGAATTCCAGCATTTTGTATACGAAAATCCAAATATTACGCCAGAAGAGCGCAAGAGAGGTTGGCGAGAGATTGAAAGAAGTTATTTACCGCACCGCAATTACGATGAGAATGAGTATTTAGAGCGTGGTGGTTTCTGGCATCAACAAGGTCATATTTTTAATAGCCCATTTTATTATATTGACTACACATTAGCACAAATTTGTGCATTCCAATTTTGGAAGCGTGCAAATGAAGATCAAGAAGGGGCTTGGGCTGATTATGTTCATCTTTGTAAACAAGGTGGAAGCCAATCATTTACTGAACTAGTCGCGGTTGCAAATTTAATTTCACCATTTAAAGATGGATGTGTAGAGTCTGTTATTGGTGAGATTAAAGGGTGGCTTAATGGGGTTGATGACAGTCGATTATAA
- the ybaK gene encoding Cys-tRNA(Pro) deacylase, producing MAKEKKTNAMRILDKERIKYETYTYESEDGKIDGVSVAHKINKDVDFVYKTLVAKGASKQYFVFIIPVEKELDLKKGAKAVGEKKVELIPVKEITNLTGYVRGGCSPIGMKKLFRTVIDLNAEKIPTIIVSGGKIGMQIELLVTDLVKVTKGEVADLVM from the coding sequence TTTAGATAAAGAAAGAATAAAGTATGAAACATACACATATGAAAGTGAAGATGGAAAAATTGATGGTGTTTCTGTAGCTCATAAAATAAATAAAGACGTTGATTTTGTATATAAAACATTGGTAGCAAAGGGAGCGAGTAAACAATATTTTGTGTTTATCATTCCGGTAGAAAAAGAGTTAGACTTAAAAAAAGGAGCGAAGGCTGTAGGGGAGAAGAAGGTAGAGTTAATCCCAGTGAAAGAAATTACTAATTTGACGGGTTATGTTCGCGGAGGCTGCTCACCTATTGGCATGAAAAAGCTTTTTAGGACAGTGATTGATCTTAATGCTGAAAAGATTCCGACCATCATTGTTAGTGGTGGGAAAATCGGGATGCAGATTGAACTACTGGTTACTGATTTAGTGAAAGTAACAAAGGGAGAGGTAGCTGATTTGGTTATGTAA